The following is a genomic window from Amycolatopsis sp. BJA-103.
ATCATCGGCATCGGCGTCTCGACCTTACTGGCTTCGCTGAACACCTGGCTGATCCTCAAAGCCGACCTGAAACAGGCGATGGCCGCGGCGGCCTGGGGCACCGGGTCGCTCAACGGCGTGTCCTGGAACCAGGTGACCATCGGCGGCGCGTGTGTTCTCGTGCTCCTGCTGCTGGCGGGGATGTCGAGCCGTCCGATGCGACAGATGGAGCTGGGTGACGACGCGGCCGCCGCCCTTGGAGTACGGGTCACTTCGGTACGCCTCGGCCTGGTCGTGGTGGGCGTGGCGCTGACGGCGACGGTCACGGCCGCGTCGGGGCCGATCGCGTTCATTTCCCTGGTCGCGCCCCAGATCGCCCGCCGGCTCGCTCGCACCGCGGGGATCACCCTCGCGCCCGCCGCCGTCGTGGGCGCGCTGCTGTGCCTGTCCGCGGACTACATCGCCCAGCACGTCGCGCCCACCCCGCTCCCGGTGGGGATCATCACCGTCGTGCTCGGTGGCGGCTACCTCGGCTGGCTGCTTTTCACCGAAGCCAGGAGACGTCTGTGAACACTCCGCCCAGCACGCCGGCGGTACGGCCGTTCGCCGTCGGGCCGGAGACGACTCCCGGCCGGTTCGTGCTGCACGTGATCGGATCGGTGCGGCGGAGCACCGTCCCGGCGATGCTGCTGGCGATCGTGTGGCAGGTGGGTGAGTCGGCGGTCCCGGTCGTGATGGGTGTCGCGATCGACCGGGCACTCGCGACCGGCGACGCGGGCCAGCTGGGGCTGTGGCTCGGTGTGCTGATCACGCTGTACGTCGTGTTGACGGCGGCGGCCGGGCTCTCGTTGCGGCTGACCGTTTCCTCGGTCCAGCTGGTGCAGCATCGGCTGCGGGCCACCCTCTCCGCCCGGGTACTGCATCCCGTCGGCGGAGCCACCCGGGCACCGGACGGCGAGGTCGTGTCGGTCATGACCAACGACGTCGGACGCCTGTCCAACGGGACGTTTCTCGCGATCATGCCGATCGCGAGAATCTTCACCATCGGGTTCATCGCCGCCTCGCTGCTGGTGACGCACTGGCTGCTCGGGCTCGTGGTGCTGGTCGGGGCGCCGGTGTCCGTCTGGCTGATGGGACTGCTCAGCGAGCGGCTGTCCCGGGACACCCGCGAGTACCAGGCCCTGCTCGCCTCCACGGTCGGGCGGGCGACGGATCTGGTCGCCGGCTACCGGGTGATCAAGGGGGTGCGGGCCGAGACCGAGGCCACCACGCGCTACCGGCAGGCCAGCGGGGCGGCCCTGGTCGGCGCGCAGCGCAACGCCGGGCTGCTCGGGCGGTTCCTGCTGGGCTCGGGCGTCGTCACCGGCGTGTTCGTCCTCGCGGTGACCGGACTGGCGGGCTGGTTCGCCGTGGGCGGGCAGCTGAGCGTCGGCGGGCTGATCGCCACCGTCGGCCTCACCCAGGCGCTGCTGCCACAGGTGGAGTCGATCGCGAGACTCTCCATCCCCAACCTCGCGGGCTCCCGCGCCTCCTCCGCCCGTCTGCTCGATGTCCTGCGGGGTGCGGACGGGCCCGCACCGGCCGACGGCGGCCGATCCCCGGTGTCCGCGCCGGCGGTGCCCACGCTGGACGTGGTCGGTGCGGGCGTGCGTGTCCAGGTCGAGCCCGGTGAGCTCGTCGGAGTGCGCGCCGACGACCCGACCGCCGCACGGCTCGCCGAGGCGCTGCTGAACCCGGAGGGCGACCGGGACATCGAGGTACGGCTCGACGGACTCGCGGTACACGAGCTGAGCCCGGCCGGGTATCGCTCCCTGGTCACCGTCGCGCCGCACCGGGTCACGCTGTTCACCGGCACGATCCGCGACAATCTCACTCCCACGGGCGCCGTGCCCGAGCGCCTGGACGCCGCGGTGCGGGCCGCGGCCTGCGACGACTTCGCCGCCGACCTCGACGATCCCGTCGGCGAGAACGGCAACCGCCTCTCCGGGGGCCAGCGCCAACGGGTCGCGCTCGCGCGTGCCCTGGCGACCGACGCGCCGGTACTGGTGTTGCACGACCCGACCACCGCTGTCGACTCGGTGACCGAGCAGGTGATCGCGGGGAGACTCGGTGCCGTTCGTACCGGACGCTCGACGCTGCTGATCGCCTCGTCCCCGGCACTGCTGGCCGGCTGCGACCGCGTCGTGGACCTGCTCGCCGACGTGCCGGTTCCCGGCCGGACGGAGGTCACATGACCGCGACGACGACCGCCGGCGGTGCGTTGCGCGTCGCCACCGGACCGGAGACGGCGCGCGAGGTGTGGCGTACCAGCCGTGGGCTTCGGCTCCGCATCACCGCCGTCGTCGGGGTGGGGATCGCCGGCTCCGCCGTCGACCTGGCCGTTCCCGTGGCCATCGGCTTGCTCGTCGACCGGGTGCAGGCAGGCACCGCCGATCTCGGCACGGTCCTGATGCTCACGGCGGTCATGATGGGCTCGGCGGTCCTCGGCGCCGCCTGCGCGGCGGTGACGATCGTCCTGGCCACCCGCGTCTTCCACCGCATCCTGGCCGACCTGCGGGAACGGCTCGTGGAGCGTGGCCTGAGGCTCCCGCAGCACGTCGTCGAACGCGCCGGCACGGGGGATCTGATCTCCCGGTCCAGCGACGACGTCACCGCCGTGGCCGATGCCGCCCCCGCGGTGATCCCGGCTCTCACGGTCACCGCGTTCACCATCGTCGTGTCGCTCGCCGGGCTCGCGGCGCTGGAGTGGCCCTACGCCGCCGCGCTCGTCGTCGTGCTGCCCGTGTACGCCCTCGCCCTGCGCTGGTACCTGCGCACCGGATCGGGGGTGTACCGCGCCGAACGCGCGGCGATGAGCGTGCGCGCCCAGCAGATCGTCGAGTCCCAGCGCGGCTACGCCACCGTTCTCGGCTTCGGACTCGCCGAGGAGCGGCACCACGCCGTGATGGCCGCCTCCTGGCACGTCGCGGTGCAGGCGCTGCGGGCCCGAACCGTGCAGAGCAGGTTCAACGTCCGGCTGAACCTCGGCGAATGTCTGAGCCTGGCCGCCGTGCTCGTCGTCGGCTTCGTCCTCGTCGACGCCGGAGCCTCCACCGTCGGTGGCGCCACCACCGCCATGCTGCTCGTCCTGCGCCTGCTCGGGCCGGTCAATCAGCTGATGTTCGTCCTCGACACCCTCCAGTCCGCCCTCGCCTCGCTGAACCGCATGGTCGGCGTCGTCACCATTCCGGCCGACACTGCGGAGGAGGGGCAGCGATCGGCGACGGAGGCGGGCATCGCCGTACGGCTCCGCGACGTCGCGTTCCGGTACGACGACGACGCCCCGCGTGTGCTCGACGGCCTGACCCTCGACATCGCCACCGGTCAGCACGTCGCCGTCGTCGGCGCCTCCGGGGCGGGCAAGACCACGCTCGCGGCCGTGATCGCCGGCATCCGTCCGCCCACGGCCGGAACGGTGACCCGCCCGGACCGCACCGCGGTCGTCACCCAGGAGGTCCACGTATTCGCCGGGACCCTGCGCGACAACCTCACCCTCGCCGCTCCGTCGGCCACCGACCGGGACCTCCGGACGGCACTCGACGCCACCGAGCTCCTCGACCTGGTTCCCGATGGGCTGGACACCCTCGTCGGTGTCGGCGGGTATCCGCTCACCGACGCCCAGGCACAGCAGCTCGCCCTCGCCCGCCTGCTGCTCACCGACCCGGAGCTGGCGATCCTCGACGAAGCGACCGCCGAAGCCGGCTCCACCCACGCCGGTCTGCTCGACCGAGCCGCCCAGGTCGCTCTCGAGGGCCGAAC
Proteins encoded in this region:
- a CDS encoding ABC transporter transmembrane domain-containing protein: MNTPPSTPAVRPFAVGPETTPGRFVLHVIGSVRRSTVPAMLLAIVWQVGESAVPVVMGVAIDRALATGDAGQLGLWLGVLITLYVVLTAAAGLSLRLTVSSVQLVQHRLRATLSARVLHPVGGATRAPDGEVVSVMTNDVGRLSNGTFLAIMPIARIFTIGFIAASLLVTHWLLGLVVLVGAPVSVWLMGLLSERLSRDTREYQALLASTVGRATDLVAGYRVIKGVRAETEATTRYRQASGAALVGAQRNAGLLGRFLLGSGVVTGVFVLAVTGLAGWFAVGGQLSVGGLIATVGLTQALLPQVESIARLSIPNLAGSRASSARLLDVLRGADGPAPADGGRSPVSAPAVPTLDVVGAGVRVQVEPGELVGVRADDPTAARLAEALLNPEGDRDIEVRLDGLAVHELSPAGYRSLVTVAPHRVTLFTGTIRDNLTPTGAVPERLDAAVRAAACDDFAADLDDPVGENGNRLSGGQRQRVALARALATDAPVLVLHDPTTAVDSVTEQVIAGRLGAVRTGRSTLLIASSPALLAGCDRVVDLLADVPVPGRTEVT
- a CDS encoding ABC transporter ATP-binding protein encodes the protein MTATTTAGGALRVATGPETAREVWRTSRGLRLRITAVVGVGIAGSAVDLAVPVAIGLLVDRVQAGTADLGTVLMLTAVMMGSAVLGAACAAVTIVLATRVFHRILADLRERLVERGLRLPQHVVERAGTGDLISRSSDDVTAVADAAPAVIPALTVTAFTIVVSLAGLAALEWPYAAALVVVLPVYALALRWYLRTGSGVYRAERAAMSVRAQQIVESQRGYATVLGFGLAEERHHAVMAASWHVAVQALRARTVQSRFNVRLNLGECLSLAAVLVVGFVLVDAGASTVGGATTAMLLVLRLLGPVNQLMFVLDTLQSALASLNRMVGVVTIPADTAEEGQRSATEAGIAVRLRDVAFRYDDDAPRVLDGLTLDIATGQHVAVVGASGAGKTTLAAVIAGIRPPTAGTVTRPDRTAVVTQEVHVFAGTLRDNLTLAAPSATDRDLRTALDATELLDLVPDGLDTLVGVGGYPLTDAQAQQLALARLLLTDPELAILDEATAEAGSTHAGLLDRAAQVALEGRTALVIAHRLSQAAACDRVVVMEHGRIVEAGTHDELVAAGGVYAGLWAAWWEGQRLGG
- a CDS encoding FecCD family ABC transporter permease, with amino-acid sequence MSTGVSSRSARARPAPGERVDSGRRVLTVRWWRVAVRLDLRSVVVCLVLALVIACTAVLALMTGSYLLSPGQVVSALAGGQTGLVNDIVVGWRLPRVTAALVFGAALGVSGAIFQSMLRNPLADPAVIGFSEGSYTGALVVILVANGTYLQLVGGALLGGMATAVAVYLFAFRRGVQGFRLIIIGIGVSTLLASLNTWLILKADLKQAMAAAAWGTGSLNGVSWNQVTIGGACVLVLLLLAGMSSRPMRQMELGDDAAAALGVRVTSVRLGLVVVGVALTATVTAASGPIAFISLVAPQIARRLARTAGITLAPAAVVGALLCLSADYIAQHVAPTPLPVGIITVVLGGGYLGWLLFTEARRRL